One Thermoproteota archaeon genomic window carries:
- a CDS encoding ABC transporter substrate-binding protein, translated as MDSKGVLAIGLIVAFIIGAAVGYVAKPSAPAEVKTVTVTNTITQGAPGAKTVTQTVTKTVTQAGAAPGGVLAEIKKRGKIVVATSPDWPPFEFIDPKTNKIVGYEVDIMEEVAKKLGVRVEWKPMDFDAIIQAVKNKEVDMGVSGFSVTPERLKEVLFTMPIHITKVQLIMLEPRAKELGITTLGSLEEAFKYNLVIGTGSGTTEEDELLQLVKQGKLKSSQVKSYPDFEVALEDMKKGTIDAVYAETPITTYWNSTSEIPLKVVYSRSYWPVAFVLHKDAIDLMKEIDGILAEMYANAKIDEIASKWGVPKG; from the coding sequence ATGGATTCCAAGGGAGTTTTAGCTATAGGTCTGATTGTGGCCTTCATAATAGGTGCCGCGGTGGGCTACGTTGCGAAGCCGAGCGCCCCAGCCGAGGTTAAGACGGTCACGGTTACGAACACCATCACTCAGGGCGCTCCTGGGGCGAAGACCGTTACTCAGACCGTTACGAAGACGGTAACACAGGCTGGAGCTGCGCCAGGGGGAGTGCTAGCGGAGATAAAGAAGAGAGGCAAGATAGTCGTGGCCACCTCTCCAGACTGGCCACCGTTCGAGTTCATAGATCCCAAGACCAACAAAATAGTGGGTTACGAGGTCGACATAATGGAAGAAGTTGCTAAGAAGCTCGGAGTCAGGGTTGAGTGGAAGCCCATGGACTTCGACGCTATAATCCAAGCGGTCAAGAACAAGGAGGTCGACATGGGGGTTAGCGGCTTTTCTGTAACTCCTGAGAGGTTGAAGGAGGTCCTGTTCACCATGCCGATCCACATAACCAAGGTGCAGCTCATAATGCTAGAGCCTAGGGCCAAGGAGCTGGGCATAACCACGCTAGGTTCGCTTGAAGAGGCATTCAAGTACAACTTGGTGATAGGAACAGGTAGCGGGACCACCGAGGAGGATGAGCTGCTCCAGCTGGTGAAGCAGGGTAAGCTGAAGTCATCACAGGTAAAGTCGTACCCTGACTTCGAGGTGGCTTTGGAGGACATGAAGAAGGGAACCATAGATGCCGTATACGCGGAGACCCCGATCACCACCTACTGGAACTCTACCTCCGAGATTCCGCTGAAGGTCGTGTACAGCAGGAGCTACTGGCCTGTGGCCTTCGTGCTTCACAAGGATGCCATCGACCTGATGAAGGAGATCGACGGTATCCTAGCCGAGATGTATGCCAACGCCAAGATCGACGAGATAGCCAGCAAGTGGGGCGTGCCCAAGGGCTGA
- a CDS encoding nitroreductase family protein, translated as MPDIFDVMAERRSVRRYSGEDVNEEDLNLILEAACSAPSAGNLQAYEIVVVRDRERRVRLARASLNQMFMAQAPVHLVFLAYPERSAAIYGRRGARLYSLQDATIAATFAMLAAHALGYGTCWVGAFRDQDVLRIVRAPRNRIPVAIITVGKPEGMEHTTPRLKMESFVFEEVHGRPFNHITVMRKLIRPGC; from the coding sequence ATGCCGGACATCTTCGATGTAATGGCGGAACGTAGGTCCGTTAGAAGGTATTCCGGTGAGGATGTGAACGAAGAGGACTTGAACCTGATACTGGAGGCTGCATGCTCCGCTCCTTCAGCTGGTAATCTTCAGGCATACGAGATAGTCGTGGTGAGGGATAGAGAGAGGAGGGTTAGGCTGGCCAGGGCATCCCTAAATCAGATGTTCATGGCCCAAGCACCAGTGCACTTGGTCTTCCTAGCCTACCCCGAGAGGTCGGCAGCCATTTACGGGAGGAGAGGGGCTAGGCTCTACTCGCTGCAGGACGCCACCATAGCTGCCACATTCGCTATGCTTGCAGCCCACGCTTTGGGCTACGGGACCTGTTGGGTGGGAGCATTTCGCGATCAGGATGTGTTGAGAATAGTGAGGGCTCCCAGAAACAGGATTCCAGTGGCCATAATCACTGTGGGGAAACCCGAGGGGATGGAACATACCACCCCTCGCCTCAAGATGGAGTCCTTCGTCTTCGAGGAGGTTCACGGTAGGCCCTTCAATCACATAACCGTGATGAGGAAGTTGATCAGACCGGGTTGCTGA
- a CDS encoding HEPN domain-containing protein, translating to MFDWEEYRRWIAQAEHTLRSIEADIRNGSFDWACFKAQQAAELALKALLRGAGREAFGHDLRKLHEEFKEICGSDFEGEVLHLSKFYIPARYPDAFPGGSPYEFFSLRDAETALDMARRVLEGVKRCASRIEEIAGEEER from the coding sequence ATGTTCGACTGGGAGGAGTACAGGAGGTGGATCGCTCAGGCGGAGCACACGCTCAGGTCAATTGAAGCAGATATCAGGAACGGTAGCTTCGACTGGGCGTGTTTCAAGGCTCAACAGGCTGCCGAACTAGCCCTCAAGGCCCTCCTGAGGGGGGCTGGGAGGGAGGCCTTCGGCCACGATCTCAGGAAGCTACACGAAGAGTTCAAGGAGATATGCGGCTCCGACTTCGAGGGGGAGGTCCTTCACTTGAGTAAGTTCTACATACCGGCCAGATATCCTGATGCCTTCCCTGGAGGATCTCCCTACGAATTCTTCAGCTTGAGGGATGCCGAAACTGCCCTTGATATGGCGAGGAGGGTTCTGGAGGGGGTGAAGAGGTGTGCATCGAGGATTGAGGAAATTGCTGGAGAGGAGG